TCCAGTCCTCGCTTAGTACCAAGTCGTGCGAGCTCTTCTTTAAGTAGCATCTCGTGTTCATACAAAGCATCTAATTCCTGTACTGCTCTTTCTTTATTTTCCTGTGCAAATGATGCCTTCTTGTACACGCTCCACGTTCCTTTTACAAATACCATAAAAAGTATCAGAAGGACAATAATTCCCAATTTTCCAAAGAAAAGTTTCTTAAGTGCACGTTTATCACTTATGCGTAACATATGTATAGTATACACCGTACCAAAACCCTAGAGTATTAGAAAAAATATTATATACTGGTGTCTATGAGTTTCTTATATGATGAGAAAACGCGCAAAGCGATGAAATGGATATGGATTGTTATAGCAGTTCTAATTATCATCAGCATGATTATGCTGTACGCTCCAGGTCTCATACCTGGTGGCGGAGCCCACACTGCACCAGTTTCATAAACAGATTATTTATTCACTTCGCATAACTTTCATAAACACTTCGTGAGGGATGTGTACTTTTCCTCGTGCAAGCGCCTTTTTCTTTCCCTTCTTTTGTTTTTCGAGAAGTTTCTTCTTTCGCGTTATATCACCGCCGTATAAATATCCAGTGACATCTTTTCGCATTGCTGATATTTTTTCTCCGGCAATAATGCGTCCCTGACTCTTTGCTTGAATCTTAACCACAAATAACTGCTTAGGGAGCATATCTTTTAATTTTGCTACCATTTCGCGAGCTTCCTCCTCTAACCTTCTGGTTGAAACAATTCTACTAAACGCTGGTGAGAGCTCTTCAGCAATGAGTATATCGAGCCTCGTGACGTTAGCATCGCGCATTTCTATTTGCTCATACGACAGCGACGCAAAGCCTGAGGAAATGTTCTTTAGCTTATCAAAGAAGTTTCGCATCATTTCTCGCAATGGCATTTCTGCAATGATTTGAGTACGCCCATCAGGCATTGTTTCGGTTCCAACTACGGTACCTTCATGCTCGTGAAGTAATGGCATAACACCTGCAAGATGCTCAGATGGCGCTAAAATACTTGCCTTTACCCACTGCTCACGGATACCAGCTGCTTCTCCATCATTTGGAAATCGCGTTGGGGTGTACACTGTCTTGATAGTCCCATCTTTCAATGTTACTTCATATACAGTAGTTGGTAGCGTTACAATAAGCTCAACATCAAATTCGCGGCGCAAGCGCTCGGTTATAATTTCCATGTGGAGCATGCCTAAGAAACCACAACGAAACCCACGTCCCATAACTCCAGAAGATTCTTCCTCATAAGAAAGAGAAGAATCCATAAGACGCAATCTCTCGAGAGACTGTCGCAATAGCGCTAAATCATCTTGGCTTTCAGGATACACACTTGCCCAGATAACTGGACGCGGTTCCATGTATCCAGATAACGCTACGGTGTTTGAACGTAAAGAAAGTACGGTATCTCCAACACCAACAATACCCGGCTTTTTAATACCTGTGATAACGTAACCAATTTCTCCCGCAGAGAGAGCTTCACGTGGTTCCTCTTCTGGTGTGAATATACCTGTTTCCAGAGCAGTAAATTGCTCCCCCGCTGCTGCAAATTTAACTTTCTCACCCTTTTTTAAAGTTCCTTCAATAATACGTACAAAAAGTACAATCCCTCTGTGATCTGAGTATTGGAAATCGAAAATAAGTGCACGCAAATCATCCCCTTTCATATCTGGAGCAGGCACTTTGTTTACAACCACATCTAGCAACTCAGCAACTCCCTCTCCAGTTTTTCCTGATGTTGCACGAATATCACCTTCATCAATTTCAAGAAGAAGTGACAGCTCTGCTTTAATGTCTTCGGTGCGAGCTAAAGGTGAGTCAATTTTAGAAAGTACTGGAATAACGACAAGACCTTGTTCGCGTGCAAGATGCAGTACCGAAAGTGTTTGTGCTTGTATGCCTTGGGTAGCGTCTACTAACAAAACGACTCCTTCAACGGCCTTGAGTGCTCTCGACACCTCATACGAAAAATCTATGTGCCCAGGTGTATCTATAAGATTTAAAATATACTCCTCACCGCCACTTTTCCAATTCATACGAACTGGTTGCATTTTTATAGTAATACCGCGTTCTCTCTCTAAATCCATTTTATCTAATACTTGATCACGCATTTTGCGCTCAGATATTGTACTTGTTACTTCAAGCATACGGTCAGCCAATGTAGACTTACCATGATCGATATGGGCGATAATACTGAAATTTCGAATGTTTTTCATAGTAATAATGTTGAAAAATTGGTGCAGTTGGATGCAGTTCGAGGCACACAATCAAAATGGAGTGGATCTGTATAGAGAAATACAGCGACTGACATTTTGTGCAGTGTAACAAAGAAATGTACCAACTGCACCGATTTTTAGATATCTGTCCCACGCTCAGTCCCCGTCGGGAAGATTGGAACATACTGCCAGAATTTGGTGTGCCATGCTACCCATACCTCTTGAATTTCGCGGTTTCCTAAAGCTCGAAGCACGATAATACCTGCGATAATACCGGCTATACCGCCAATAAATCCTATAAGGAATACTCCAAGGAGAGTATCTATATCGAAGACCCCATCAAGCGCTTCGAGAGTTTGGTGTGCCGCAAAAGCAGCAACCACAGCGGCTGAAAAACTTTCGAAAATAGGTTTCCGCATATGTTCTCGTAATGAGCCAAAATCTCTCTCGAATAAAAAGAAGAACACTATAATATTCAAAATAGAAAAGAGGGCATACGAGAGTGGGAGCATGAGCACTTCCGTTCCGGTAATACCTTCCACGCGCAGTAGGTGCTCAATGAAATATCTCCATATCTCATTATGCGCGAACACCCACAGTAATGCATAGGCACCTCCAACTATCCCTACAGCAGTCGCGACGTTCACCATTAAGGGCTTTAGTGTCTCACCAGCTGCATAGTAACCACGAATGAACAGTAGAGAGAGGGCTTGTGCAGTGAGCGACACAATAAAGAGTGCAAGAGCTGCTGCAGTCAGGCGAGTATCAGACCAATCAAATTCTCCTGAACCGAGTACTACTCGAACAATATGAGCACGCAATACAACGACCAGTGCAGTAAGCGGGACAGACCAAAAAATAATATGACGTGACGCTGTCACCATTTGGTCAAAGAAATGGCTCGTTTCTCCGCGAGAAAGAAAGCGTGCAAGTGTTGGGAATGCAGCAACAGAGTAGCTGGCACCTATAATAGCTAGCGGCGCAGCTTGTAAGTTAAACGCCAGCGAAAATATAGAAACGGAGCCAGCCCCAAGTGTCGCTGATATAATTACAAGAATAAGAAGTGCGAGCTGATTCGCCGTGATTGAAAGCGTTCGTGGAAATGATATGGAAACGATATTCCACATTTCAGTAAGCCGTATTCTGAATGTCTTTGGTTGTAAATAACCAGTACGCAAACTAAATGGTACTTGTATTCCCATGTGCAAGATAGCACCTATCAAAACACCATAAGCAATTCCAAGGAGCCCAAAAATAGGATACAGTGCCAAAATACCGAATATGATACTTATGTTGTACAGTAACGGCGCAATTGCGTAAATAACGTATCTCCCGCTTATTTGTGTCACGCTAGCTAAAATACCTGACACTCCAAGAAAAAACGGTTGGAGGAGTAATATTCTACTCATAGTGATTAGTATGTCGTTTTCAAGAAGAAGCGTTGGGAAAAAAGTACGCAGCAGATGTGGCATAAAAATCCACAACAGTACTGTCGTTACAAGCATCAAAACCGAGAAACTCGCAATAACACCTCCTATTATTTCACTTCTTTTCTCCTTATCGCTATATTGAGTGAGTAATGGTACTAAAATAAACACCGACACAAGCGAAGCAATGGAAACGAAAACTATATCTGGAATACGAAACGCTGCGTAATATATATCTAGCATTTCACTTGCACCAAAAGTAGACGCTAAAAGTCTATCTCGAAACAGTGCCAAAAGTGTCGAGAGTAATGCAAAGAAACCCAGAAGATACGCGGCTTCATGTAAACCACGTATCTCTCCTTCTACAAATCGTAAAATTCGCTGCATGGCTTAGTAGCCTAGCACACATTAGTTGTCCTCAGAAACTGGTAGCTCTGTTGCACCATCAACAGTAGCACTTGCCTGTTCAAGAGTAGCAGCTGCTGAACCACCTTCGCGCAATGCTTCTACAACAGCTTGAATCTCTTCATTATCTGGGTTAAGAGCAGCAATTCTCTCAAATACAGCAAGAGTTCCCTCTGTAT
This genomic stretch from Candidatus Kaiserbacteria bacterium harbors:
- the lepA gene encoding elongation factor 4 → MKNIRNFSIIAHIDHGKSTLADRMLEVTSTISERKMRDQVLDKMDLERERGITIKMQPVRMNWKSGGEEYILNLIDTPGHIDFSYEVSRALKAVEGVVLLVDATQGIQAQTLSVLHLAREQGLVVIPVLSKIDSPLARTEDIKAELSLLLEIDEGDIRATSGKTGEGVAELLDVVVNKVPAPDMKGDDLRALIFDFQYSDHRGIVLFVRIIEGTLKKGEKVKFAAAGEQFTALETGIFTPEEEPREALSAGEIGYVITGIKKPGIVGVGDTVLSLRSNTVALSGYMEPRPVIWASVYPESQDDLALLRQSLERLRLMDSSLSYEEESSGVMGRGFRCGFLGMLHMEIITERLRREFDVELIVTLPTTVYEVTLKDGTIKTVYTPTRFPNDGEAAGIREQWVKASILAPSEHLAGVMPLLHEHEGTVVGTETMPDGRTQIIAEMPLREMMRNFFDKLKNISSGFASLSYEQIEMRDANVTRLDILIAEELSPAFSRIVSTRRLEEEAREMVAKLKDMLPKQLFVVKIQAKSQGRIIAGEKISAMRKDVTGYLYGGDITRKKKLLEKQKKGKKKALARGKVHIPHEVFMKVMRSE